In Oxyura jamaicensis isolate SHBP4307 breed ruddy duck chromosome 20, BPBGC_Ojam_1.0, whole genome shotgun sequence, the following are encoded in one genomic region:
- the EMILIN3 gene encoding LOW QUALITY PROTEIN: EMILIN-3 (The sequence of the model RefSeq protein was modified relative to this genomic sequence to represent the inferred CDS: deleted 1 base in 1 codon), with product MRRALRRGALLACISLGTLLALTDAKGVFYPPAAPLPYGGRYSLYTAGSSPQLGPGKPVGKHKSYCAYVVQRNVTCVLQDGAESYVKAEYHKCSWGPKCPGKVLYRTFFRPKYKIGYKTVTELAWRCCPGFLGEGCHDSPTDQPGLLPQHPSPKMPPGQKMFPIPRVPPHPKSHPDLFAGPKKNQYGRKLPGLFGDRLERLEEEVRRLSQSYDSLHTMVSGLGDRLRLAIQEDTTKMIGSLMNSPGTPDSTVGFGIIPDGLVDAADKADVAAFPPVGEILTKVTEVSDVLKSKADLLQEVRGMVLDHDGQIKHLLESARPSPLTSIDLLEEYVDTRLSTLRGELLDGFEKKLGKIQTTCDFRIQEVRQQCEEEKAANLRLQQTLDGKELEIKKEISQLETQIQGLTVVESCCSNLDYLTDRMNILEKGLHSISESQKNLHSRLDGEISTVTLGNLFEGRFEDLEARLNATERETGSCCSSIEDSLRGTVVAEVDGMRTAFEDKMQTLEDRFMTIVGELNNVSAPAGMDGAVVPVLEGELAGMKKHTDEKLEVLQSRLVTLESTCSSGCTSASRDVETFRTEIEDCQNRNQDLLLRMDSNYDLLRKLNATILEIQRRIEEEAAGALQGEITLLKINLNTVSKSLTGLKDSVSQYSDTMTHINSSLDEHERKIEDEVHSIQEKVNDQDSQLFFSNRRVLNLKGDLERLKARIVSDLSSCRSVAQDLQQEVAHFDERVARVERVCGRLGAVTGSLDGIRDGLEKHTGSLWDYMDRMNGTLAAHSQEITGLKDNLLDCQAKVLELAEQVGHLEEQAERKQH from the exons CGCCTACGTGGTGCAGCGCAACGTCACCTGCGTGCTGCAGGACGGCGCCGAGAGCTACGTCAAGGCCGAGTACCACAAGTGCAGCTGGGGACCCAAGTGCCCGGGGAAAGTGCT GTACCGCACTTTCTTCAGACCCAAATACAAGATTGGCTACAAGACAGTGACCGAGCTGGCCTGGAGGTGCTGCCCGGGCTTCCTGGGAGAAGGGTGCCACGACAGCCCGACCGACCAGcccggcctcctgccccagcaccccagcccTAAAATGCCGCCCGGGCAGAAGATGTTTCCCATCCCCAGAGTTCCTCCCCATCCAAAAAGCCACCCTGACCTGTTCGCAGGACCCAAGAAGAATCAATATG GCAGGAAGCTGCCTGGGCTCTTTGGGGACCGCCTGGAgcggctggaggaggaggtgaggcGCCTGTCCCAGTCCTACGACAGCCTGCACACCATGGTGAGCGGCCTGGGGGACCGCCTGCGCCTGGCCATCCAGGAGGACACCACCAAGATGATCGGCTCACTGATGAACAGCCCGGGCACGCCTGACTCCACGGTGGGCTTCGGCATCATCCCCGACGGCCTGGTGGACGCAGCGGACAAAGCCGACGTTGCCGCATTCCCTCCGGTGGGGGAGATCCTGACCAAGGTGACGGAGGTGAGCGACGTGCTGAAATCCAAGGCGGATTTACTCCAAGAGGTTCGCGGCATGGTCCTGGACCACGACGGGCAGATCAAGCACCTGCTGGAGTCAGCCCGGCCCTCGCCCCTCACCTCCATCGACCTGCTGGAGGAGTACGTGGACACGCGGCTGAGCACCCTGCGCGGAGAGCTGCTCGACGGCTTCGAGAAGAAGCTGGGCAAGATCCAGACCACGTGTGATTTCCGGATCCAAGAGGTGCGGCAGCAGTGCGAGGAGGAGAAAGCCGCCAACCTGCGGCTGCAGCAGACGCTGGatgggaaggagctggagaTCAAGAAGGAGATCTCCCAGCTGGAGACCCAGATCCAAGGTCTGACGGTggtggagagctgctgcagcaaccTCGACTACCTCACCGATCGCATGAACATCCTGGAGAAGGGCCTTCACAGCATCTCAGAGTCCCAGAAGAACCTGCACTCACGGCTGGATGGAGAAATCTCCACTGTCACCCTGGGGAACCTGTTTGAAGGGCGCTTTGAGGACCTGGAAGCCAGACTCAATGCCACAGAGAGGGAAACTGGGAGCTGTTGCTCCAGTATAGAGGACAGCCTGAGAGGCACAGTAGTAGCAGAGGTGGATGGCATGAGGACTGCCTTTGAGGACAAAATGCAGACCCTAGAGGACAGGTTCATGACCATCGTGGGGGAGCTGAACAACGTCAGTGCTCCTGCGGGCATGGACGGAGCAGTGGTGCCCGTGCTGGAGGGGGAGCTCGCTGGCATGAAGAAGCACACAGACGAGaagctggaggtgctgcagagTCGCCTCGTCACGCTGGAGAGTACCTGTTCCTCGGGCTGCACCTCTGCCTCCAGAGACGTGGAGACCTTCCGGACGGAGATCGAGGACTGCCAGAACAGGAACCAGGACCTGCTCCTCCGGATGGACAGCAACTACGACCTCCTGCGCAAGCTGAATGCCACCATCCTGGAGATCCAGCGGCGAATCGAGGAAGAGGCGGCGGGGGCTCTGCAAGGAGAGATCACGTTGCTGAAGATCAACCTGAACACGGTGAGCAAGTCCCTGACAGGGCTCAAGGACTCCGTCTCGCAGTACTCAGACACCATGACACACATCAACTCCTCGCTGGATGAGCACGAGCGCAAGATCGAGGACGAGGTCCACTCCATCCAGGAGAAAGTCAACGACCAAGACTCGCAGCTCTTCTTCAGCAACCGGCGAGTCCTGAACCTCAAGGGAGACCTGGAGCGACTCAAAGCCCGGATCGTCAGCGACctgagctcctgcaggagcGTGGCCCAGgacctgcagcaggaggtggcacACTTTGATGAGCGGGTGGCACGGGTGGAGAGGGTCTGCGGCAGGCTGGGCGCTGTCACGGGGAGCCTGGATGGCATCAGGGACGGACTGGAGAAACACACGGGCAGCCTGTGGGACTACATGGACCGCATGAACGGGACCCTGGCTGCCCACTCTCAGGAAATAACGGGACTGAAGGACAACCTGCTCGACTGCCAAGCCAAGGTCttggagctggcagagcaggtCGGCCACCTGGAAGAGCAGGCAGAGAGGAAGCAGCATTAG